A genomic segment from Leopardus geoffroyi isolate Oge1 chromosome A2, O.geoffroyi_Oge1_pat1.0, whole genome shotgun sequence encodes:
- the XCR1 gene encoding chemokine XC receptor 1 has protein sequence MEPSGIPESTTPFDYDDQSFLCESKNFAFATLSTTILYFLVFLLSLMGNSLVLWVLVKFESLESLTNVFILNLCLSDMAFSFLLPVWILGYHWGWVLGDFLCKLLNMIFSISLYSSIFFLTIMTIHRYVSVVRPLSSMRIHTLQCRVLVTAAVWATSILSSIIDAIFHKVFPSGCNYSEVRWFIASVYQHNIIFLLSVGIILFCYVEILRTLFRSRSKRHHRTVRLIFTIVVVYFLSWAPYNLILFLQTLLKLRVIQSCEFIQQLDYALLICRNVAFSHCCFNPVLYVFVGVKFRRHLKSLLRHFWLCRQQASSIPPHTLGAFNYEGASFF, from the coding sequence ATGGAGCCCTCAGGCATCCCAGAGTCCACCACTCCTTTTGACTATGACGATCAGAGCTTTCTGTGTGAGAGCAAGAACTTCGCCTTTGCCACCCTCAGCACCACCATCCTGTACTTCCTGGTGTTTCTACTCAGTCTGATGGGCAACAGCCTAGTGTTGTGGGTCCTGGTGAAGTTCGAGAGCCTGGAGTCCCTCACCAACGTCTTTATCCTCAACCTGTGCCTCTCAGACATGGCCTTCTCCTTCTTGTTGCCGGTGTGGATCCTGGGGTACCACtggggctgggtgctgggggacTTCCTCTGCAAGCTCCTCAACATGATCTTCTCCATCAGCCTCTACAGCAGCATCTTCTTCTTGACCATCATGACCATCCACCGCTACGTGTCGGTGGTGAGGCCCCTCTCGTCCATGCGCATCCACACCCTCCAGTGCCGCGTGCTGGTGACCGCGGCCGTGTGGGCGACCAGCATCCTGTCCTCAATCATCGATGCCATCTTCCACAAGGTGTTTCCTTCGGGCTGCAACTACTCGGAAGTCAGATGGTTCATAGCCTCGGTCTACCAGCACAACATCATCTTCCTGCTCTCCGTCGGGATCATCCTGTTCTGCTACGTGGAGATTCTCAGGACCCTGTTCCGCTCGCGGTCCAAACGGCACCACCGGACGGTCCGACTCATCTTCACCATCGTGGTGGTGTACTTCCTCAGCTGGGCTCCCTACAACCTGATCCTGTTTCTACAGACGCTGCTGAAACTCAGGGTCATCCAGAGCTGCGAGTTCATCCAGCAGCTGGATTACGCCTTGCTCATCTGCCGCAACGTCGCCTTCTCCCACTGCTGCTTCAACCCGGTGCTCTACGTCTTTGTCGGGGTCAAGTTCCGCAGGCATCTCAAAAGTCTGCTCCGGCACTTCTGGCTCTGTCGGCAGCAGGCGTCCAGCATTCCCCCTCACACCCTGGGCGCCTTCAACTATGAGGGCGCCTCCTTCTTTTGA